The following coding sequences are from one Nilaparvata lugens isolate BPH chromosome 6, ASM1435652v1, whole genome shotgun sequence window:
- the LOC111054203 gene encoding uncharacterized protein LOC111054203 translates to MLQTSCSIILLTFFTIIVSASGDDSFCWRDTYTRNIGKVPESCAPNQVRIGLFCYDNCPAGFARFGFDCHSVCPQGFRDDGLFCRLTEYGRGAGYPWRFGDPLNDSKQWQRCLHDHPQGCEKWGLIVYPKCAPGYSPFGCCICRPNPPDCPSHGLNPGIDLSCAKRIQIGNPQIGTCSPGFELDAGLCYPQCNPGYHGVGFVCWSQPPPTWVECGMGAATTPKTCASMICGQITSVGQLCINIASGFSTSSVQELKTPADPDKLAHLKQAYNSIKNNENIKKAVEAYEKANNFKKGYISIDTAMQATTVEDMVRLAAMIAAFTDPTGVANVIVAYSYPKCSKLKELNENYYKGSGNLKVVLNESDNERSSDLEILNKNDLNGNYYAGSSNLEVLNGNDNARGSDLEILNENDLNGNYYAVGSSNLEVLNGNYYAGGSNLEVLTENDVKISVNLEVLNGNHHAESGNLGVLNENYKADDSNLDLMNKNYHAGRSNLEVLNENDDQRSSDLEVLNGNHHPESAGNLEVLNENYNAGISILELIGGKNRAENGRGKVSGRRNKEEESGNEKGEEKWNEEGKEVGTSSGKLRVFPVFFEYKVESFPVLLTSRRLRWIGMFM, encoded by the exons ATGCTGCAAACAAGTTGTTCTATAATTTTACTCacatttttcactattattgTAAGTGCAAGTGGTGATGACTCGTTTTGTTGGCGAGACACATACACTCggaatattggaaaagttcCTGAGAGTTGCGCTCCAAACCAG GTTCGTATAGGCCTATTCTGCTACGACAACTGTCCAGCCGGCTTTGCTCGATTCGGCTTCGACTGTCACTCGGTTTGCCCACAAGGATTCAGGGATGACGGCCTGTTCTGCAGACTGACCGAATACGGACGGGGAGCCGGTTACCCGTGGCGGTTCGGAGACCCCCTAAACGACAGCAAGCAGTGGCAACGCTGTCTGCACGATCACCCCCAGGGCTGCGAGAAGTGGGGGTTGATTGTGTACCCCAAGTGTGCTCCAG GTTACTCCCCGTTCGGTTGCTGTATCTGTCGACCCAACCCCCCTGACTGTCCCAGCCATGGTCTAAACCCGGGTATTGACCTCAGCTGTGCCAAACGCATCCAGATAGGAAACCCTCAAATCGGAACCTGTTCACCAGGGTTTGAACTGGACGCCGGCTTATGCTACCCACAATGCAACCCAGGCTACCACGGTGTGGGGTTCGTTTGCTGGAGCCAACCACCCCCGACCTGGGTCGAATGCGGTATGGGGGCTGCCACAACTCCCAAAACATGTGCCTCCATGATCTGTGGACAGATTACGTCAGTTGGGCAACTCTGTATCAATATCGCATCAGGATTCTCAACTTCCAGTGTTCAAGAACTGAAAACCCCCGCTGATCCTGACAAATTAGCACACTTGAAACAGGCCTACAACTCTATTAAAAACAATGAGAATATCAAGAAAGCGGTGGAAGCTTACGAGAAAGCTAACAATTTCAAGAAAGGGTACATTTCCATTGATACAGCCATGCAGGCTACAACGGTCGAGGATATGGTGCGGTTGGCAGCAATGATTGCCGCATTCACGGATCCTACAGGTGTGGCAAATGTAATTGTTGCTTACAGTTATCCAAAATGTAGTAAGTTGAAGGAATTGAATGAGAATTACTATAAAGGAAGTGGTAATTTGAAAGTAGTGTTGAATGAAAGTGACAATGAAAGAAGTAGTGATTTGGAGATACTGAATAAAAATGACTTGAATGGGAATTACTATGCAGGTAGTAGTAATTTGGAAGTGTTGAATGGAAATGACAATGCAAGAGGTAGTGATTTggagatattgaatgaaaatgacttgAATGGAAATTACTATGCAGTAGGTAGTAGTAATTTGGAAGTGTTGAATGGAAATTACTATGCAGGAGGTAGTAATTTGGAGGTGTTGACTGAAAATGACGTAAAAATTAGTGTAAATTTGGAGGTATTGAATGGAAATCACCATGCAGAAAGTGGTAATTTGGGGGTGTTGAATGAAAATTACAAAGCAGATGATAGTAATTTggatttaatgaataaaaattaccaTGCAGGTAGGAGTAATTTGGAGGTACTCAATGAAAATGACGATCAAAGGAGTAGTGATTTAGAGGTGTTGAATGGAAATCACCATCCAGAAAGTGCTGGTAATTTGgaggtattgaatgaaaattacaATGCAGGAATAAGTATTTTGGAGTTAATTGGTGGAAAAAATCGGGCAGAAAATGGGCGTGGCAAAGTAAGTGGAAGAagaaacaaagaagaagaaagtggaaACGAGAAAGGGGAAGAGAAATGGAATGAGGAAGGAAAAGAAGTGGGAACATCAAGTGGAAAACTTAgagtttttccagtgtttttcgaGTATAAAGTTGAGAGTTTTCCGGTTTTATTGACTTCAAGAAGGTTGAGGTGGATTGGAATGTTTAtgtga